AAAATAAAAGATAAAGTGCTTGTCAGAGCAGGAGAAAAAATTCCTGCCGATGGAAAAGTGATAGAAGGAGAAAGTTATGTCAATGAATCGATGCTAACAGGAGAATCCAAACCAGTTGCAAAAAAAGAAGGAAACGAAGTAATTGGAGGTTCTATTAATGGTAGTGGTTCATTAAAAATTGAAGTAGAGCGAACAGGAGAAGATGCCTATCTTTCTAAAGTAGTAGAAATGGTACGAAATGCACAAAATACAAAGTCAAAAACACAAAATTTGGCTGATAAAGCTGCTGCATGGTTGTTTTATTTGGCACTAAGTGCAGGAATTATTACGCTTGTCGTTTGGCTTTCGTTGGGAAAAGATTTTGAATATGCGTTGGAACGTATGGTAACGGTTATGATTATTTCGTGTCCTCATGCACTTGGTTTGGCTGTTCCTTTGGTTGTCGCAATTTCAACGGCTGTTTCGGCTCAACGAGGAATACTTATCAGAAATCGAACTGCTTTCGAAAATTCTAGGAATATAACGACTATTATTTTTGATAAAACAGGAACGCTTACAAAAGGAGATTTTGGTGTAACTCGTTTTGAAACTACAGATACAAATTATAGCAAAGACGATATTTTGAAACTAGCTGCTGCCTTAGAGAGAAGTTCGGAACACCCTATTGCCTTTGGTATTATCAAAAAAGCAAAGGAATTGAATTTGAATTATGGAGAAGCTAAAAACCTTCAAAATAATACAGGACAAGGAATAACGGCTACTTTGGACAATCAAACTATAAGTGTAGTAAGTCCAGGAACATTAAAAGAAAAAAATATAGAATTACCTGCTGATTCATTTATAAATGATGCTGAAACAGTTGTTTTTGTTTTAGTTGATGACAAATTAATTGGTTTTATTGCTTTGTCAGACCAAATTAGAGAAGATGCAAAAGAAGCAATCCAAACTCTAAAATCTAAAGGAATAACTATAATTATGGCAACAGGCGACAATGAAAAAGTAGCCAAATCGGTAAGCGAACATTTACAACTAGATAAATATTATGCTGAAGTTTTGCCAGAAGACAAACAAAGAATTATCAAAGAATTACAACAAAAAGGCGAAGTGGTTGCCATGACAGGCGATGGTGTAAATGATGCGCCAGCACTTGCACAAGCAGATGTAGGAATTGCAGTTGGTTCTGGAACTGACGTAGCAGCAGAAACGGCTGATATTATTTTGGTTAATAGTAGTCCAAAAGATATTTCAAATTTGATTTTGTTTGGTAGAGCAACCTATCAAAAAATGATTCAAAATCTTTTTTGGGCAGCAGGATATAATATCGTTGCTGTTCCTTTGGCAGCAGGAGTTTTAGCTTCGTATGGAATTATTTTAAGTCCTGCGATTGGTGCTATTTTGATGAGTTTGAGTACCGTCATTGTGGCGATAAATGCACAACTATTGAAACGAAAAATAAAATAATATTGGTTTAATGTATTATCCTGCAATTATCATATTAATCATAAAACCGATAGCTCGGCGAAGCCAAATCACTCGCCAATCAAACATAAAACTATGAAAAAGCAATATATAATTTACGCTATCATTCTTCTTTTGGGAGGAACGATAGGCTATTTTCTAAACTCTTCTTCTGATACAAAGAATGAAAGTCATACGATAGAAGACGATATAAAAAACCAAATTTGGACGTGTTCGATGCATCCTCAGATTAGGCAACCTGAAGCTGGCGATTGTCCAATTTGTGGAATGGATTTGATTCCTTTAGTGAGTGATGATAATGAAGAAGGAAGTGAATTTGCAGTCCGAATGTCGCCTACTGCTATGCAACTCGCTGATATTCAGACGGCAAAAGTTGGAAAAATGAAACCTATCAAAACGATTTCTTTAAATGGAAAAGTACAACCTGACGAACGCCAAATTTTTACGCAATCGACTCATATTGAGGGAAGAATTGAAAATCTGAGAGTTAATTTTACTGGCGAATATGTCAGTAAAGGAACTCAAATAGCGACTATTTATTCTCCAAAATTATTGACAGCACAACAAGAGCTTTTTGAAGCGCAAAAAATAAAAGATACACAACCTCAACTTTTCAATGCAGCAAAAGAAAAATTAAAAAGTTGGAAATTAACCGAAAATCAAATCAATGGGCTTTTAGAAACAGGAAAGATAAAAGAAGAATTTCCAATTTTGGCTGATGTTTCGGGTTATGTGATTGATAAAATGGTAAATCTAGGCGATTATGTTAGACAGGGAGAAGGTTTGTACAGAGTGGCGAATCTTTCACAAGTTTGGGTACTTTTTGATATTTATGAGTCAGAATTAGCGTGGATAAAAAAAGGTAATAAAGTAAATTATACCATAGAATCGTTACCAAGTCAGAATTTTGAAGGTACGATTTCATTTATTGACCCTTTCATTGACCCAAAAACTAGAGTGGCACAAGCAAGAGTAATTGTTTCGAATTCAGATTTAAAATTAAAACCTGAAATGTTTGTATCTGGAGAAGTGAAAGCAGACTTATCTTCAAATTCTAAAAATAAAAACTCAGAAAAAATAACCATTCCAAAAACTTCTGTCATGTGGACAGGCGAACGTTCAGTTGTTTATGTACGACAAGAATCTGAAAAAGGAGTTGATTTTGTCATGCGAGAAGTCAAACTAGGATTAGCTTTAGGTGATAGTTATATCATCGAAGAAGGATTGCAAGAAGGTGAAGAAATCGCCATAAACGGAACATTTAGCATAGATGCAGCAGCACAATTAGCAGGAAAACCAAGTATGATGAATCCTAAAGGAGGAGCAGTCATGACAGGACACAATCATGGAGGAACAAACTCGGCAAACACTACTACTTCAATGACCGAAAGCAAAAAAGACAAAAATCCTATCAAAAAAACATCAATTAGTAAAACAGCCAAAAAATCACTTGAACCTGTTTATGATGCTTATTTTGAACTCAAAAATGCCCTTACAAAAGACGATTTACTAGCAGCAAAAAAAGCATCTGAAAAAATGACTTTGTCTTTATCCAAAATAAATATGTCGCTTTTTGGAGGAGAATCTCACAAACTCTATATGAAATATAGCTCAAATCTAAAGGAAGAATTACAGCATTTGCCACACGTAGAAAAAATAGAAGCAGCAAGACAGAAATTTCAAGCTATTTCTGAAACGATGGTCGCCATGTCGCAATCTTTTGAGCCGTTGGAAAATATAATTTATGTTCAGTTTTGTCCGATGGCAGATAATAATAAAGGTGCAAATTGGATAAGCAAAGACAAAGAAATCAAAAATCCGTATTTCGGAAAATCTATGCTTACTTGTGGGGAAGTGAGTTTAGAGATTAAGTAAAAACCGTTTTTTTTCTCCCTATTTATTTTATCAATTTTTATTTTTTTTTATTCTAACTCAAATTTTATTCTTTATGAAAAAGTTAATTTATGTATTCGCAAGCGCAACTCTTTTGCTTTATTCTTGTAACAACGCTTCAACAGAAAACAAAGAAGCAAACGCAGAAAATATGACAGAAGAAAACATGGCAGATATGAATCATGATGAGATGAACCATGATAATATGAATCATGACAACTCTTCTATGGAAAACAACGAAATAGCTAAAAACCAAACTATTTCTACTGTTTTGGATGCTTATTTTAATCTAAAAAATGCCTTAGTAGAGGATAACGATGAAAAAGCAGCCGAAGCAAGTGTAAATCTAACAGCAGCTTTTAAAGGATTGGATAAGTCAAGTCTAGCAGCAGACCAAACTACTAAATTTGATGAAATTATAGAAAGTGCAACCGAACATGCCGAACATATTTCTGAAAACAAAGGAAATATAGTGCATCAACGTGAACACCTTGCTTTACTTAGTAAAGACGTGAAGGATTTGGTAGGTATAATGGGAACTGACCGTACTTTGTATGCAGATTTTTGTCCTATGTACGACAACAACAAAGGTGCAATGTGGCTAAGTGCTTCTAAGGAAATAAAAAATCCTTACTTCGGAAGTAAAATGCTTTCGTGTGGAAAAGTACAAGAAGAAATTACTGTAAAATAATAATTTAATAGTAAAGTAAAACAAAATGAAATTAAAATATAAAATTATTTTTGTTTTGTTGATAATCGGAGTAGGAATACAATTTATTCCTACTCCAATTAATCAAGACAGAAAAGAAAATACTCCGACAGCTTTTGTAAAATTATATTCTCCTCCTTTGAAAGTTCAGAATTTACTCAAAAACTCTTGTAACGATTGTCATAGCAATTATACGGCTTATCCTTGGTACAACAAGTTACAGCCTATGAGTTGGTTTTTGGAACGTCATATAAAAGAAGGAAAATCAGAACTCAATTTTGATGAATTTGATACGTATTCTGACCGAAAAAAACGGAATAAACTCACTTCTATAAAGGGTCAAATTGAGGAAAACGAAATGCCTTTATCTTCCTATACTTTTATTCATAGAGAAAGTAAGTTATCTGATAAAGAAAAAGAGATTTTGATTTTTTACTTCGATAGCCTGTCGGCACTTTATTATTAATAAATGAGCGATTTTTTATAGAAACGATGAGTAAATTTATATTAAATGTAGAAAATATGGTTTGTCCACGTTGTGTCTTGGCAGTAGAAAATCTATGTGCAACCCTTTCTATTGAATTTGAAACTGTAAAGCTGGGAAAGATTTACCTTACTGAAAATACAGAGGTTTCAATAAAGAAAAAGGAAGAGCTAAATCAAGAATTACAAAAAATAGGTCTTCAACTTATAGAATCTGATAGGGAAAGACTTATTTCTGAACTCAAAATAACTATCATCAATCAAATTCATTATTCAGAAAAAGCATTAAAAATTAATTTTTCTGAATATCTTTCTGAAGAGCTACATTATGACTATTCGTATTTAAGTCGCTTATTTTCAGCTTCTGAAAATATC
This genomic interval from Bernardetia sp. MNP-M8 contains the following:
- a CDS encoding efflux RND transporter periplasmic adaptor subunit, with translation MKKQYIIYAIILLLGGTIGYFLNSSSDTKNESHTIEDDIKNQIWTCSMHPQIRQPEAGDCPICGMDLIPLVSDDNEEGSEFAVRMSPTAMQLADIQTAKVGKMKPIKTISLNGKVQPDERQIFTQSTHIEGRIENLRVNFTGEYVSKGTQIATIYSPKLLTAQQELFEAQKIKDTQPQLFNAAKEKLKSWKLTENQINGLLETGKIKEEFPILADVSGYVIDKMVNLGDYVRQGEGLYRVANLSQVWVLFDIYESELAWIKKGNKVNYTIESLPSQNFEGTISFIDPFIDPKTRVAQARVIVSNSDLKLKPEMFVSGEVKADLSSNSKNKNSEKITIPKTSVMWTGERSVVYVRQESEKGVDFVMREVKLGLALGDSYIIEEGLQEGEEIAINGTFSIDAAAQLAGKPSMMNPKGGAVMTGHNHGGTNSANTTTSMTESKKDKNPIKKTSISKTAKKSLEPVYDAYFELKNALTKDDLLAAKKASEKMTLSLSKINMSLFGGESHKLYMKYSSNLKEELQHLPHVEKIEAARQKFQAISETMVAMSQSFEPLENIIYVQFCPMADNNKGANWISKDKEIKNPYFGKSMLTCGEVSLEIK
- a CDS encoding copper-translocating P-type ATPase, which produces MQNHENHDKHEGHENHDHHNHSKHKSHDHSQHHAHMIEDFKKRFWVSLILMLPIVVLAPMIQELVGYEFRFEGDRYVQFVISSIVFFYGGFPFLKGLVEEIKKKSPAMMTLIALAISVAYFYSSAVVFGLQGKIFFWELASLIVIMLLGHWIEMKSIMGASSALQELAKMMPSTASRINQNGETENVAIEKLKIKDKVLVRAGEKIPADGKVIEGESYVNESMLTGESKPVAKKEGNEVIGGSINGSGSLKIEVERTGEDAYLSKVVEMVRNAQNTKSKTQNLADKAAAWLFYLALSAGIITLVVWLSLGKDFEYALERMVTVMIISCPHALGLAVPLVVAISTAVSAQRGILIRNRTAFENSRNITTIIFDKTGTLTKGDFGVTRFETTDTNYSKDDILKLAAALERSSEHPIAFGIIKKAKELNLNYGEAKNLQNNTGQGITATLDNQTISVVSPGTLKEKNIELPADSFINDAETVVFVLVDDKLIGFIALSDQIREDAKEAIQTLKSKGITIIMATGDNEKVAKSVSEHLQLDKYYAEVLPEDKQRIIKELQQKGEVVAMTGDGVNDAPALAQADVGIAVGSGTDVAAETADIILVNSSPKDISNLILFGRATYQKMIQNLFWAAGYNIVAVPLAAGVLASYGIILSPAIGAILMSLSTVIVAINAQLLKRKIK
- a CDS encoding helix-turn-helix transcriptional regulator; the encoded protein is MSKFILNVENMVCPRCVLAVENLCATLSIEFETVKLGKIYLTENTEVSIKKKEELNQELQKIGLQLIESDRERLISELKITIINQIHYSEKALKINFSEYLSEELHYDYSYLSRLFSASENITIEKYIALQKIEKAKELLLLQKYRINEIADYLHYKSTPHFSTQFKKITGQTPSDYKENN
- a CDS encoding DUF3347 domain-containing protein, with protein sequence MKKLIYVFASATLLLYSCNNASTENKEANAENMTEENMADMNHDEMNHDNMNHDNSSMENNEIAKNQTISTVLDAYFNLKNALVEDNDEKAAEASVNLTAAFKGLDKSSLAADQTTKFDEIIESATEHAEHISENKGNIVHQREHLALLSKDVKDLVGIMGTDRTLYADFCPMYDNNKGAMWLSASKEIKNPYFGSKMLSCGKVQEEITVK
- a CDS encoding heme-binding domain-containing protein; its protein translation is MKLKYKIIFVLLIIGVGIQFIPTPINQDRKENTPTAFVKLYSPPLKVQNLLKNSCNDCHSNYTAYPWYNKLQPMSWFLERHIKEGKSELNFDEFDTYSDRKKRNKLTSIKGQIEENEMPLSSYTFIHRESKLSDKEKEILIFYFDSLSALYY